One part of the Arachidicoccus terrestris genome encodes these proteins:
- a CDS encoding phage holin family protein has product MRFIGKLLVTALAAIIAANLLPGVTLYGGFSAVLLVLVLSLLNTFIKPLLVILTIPITILTLGIFLLIINTLIIKWAAMILGPSHFVVTTWWAAFWFSIVLSVVTWLIEALIGKVEKDS; this is encoded by the coding sequence ATGCGATTTATAGGTAAGCTTCTCGTAACGGCCCTTGCAGCGATCATTGCGGCTAATCTCCTGCCAGGCGTTACGCTGTATGGAGGATTTTCTGCAGTGCTGTTGGTGCTGGTGCTGTCACTGCTGAATACCTTTATCAAGCCCTTACTGGTCATACTCACCATTCCCATTACCATATTGACATTGGGGATATTTTTGCTCATTATTAATACTTTGATTATCAAATGGGCGGCCATGATACTGGGGCCGTCTCATTTCGTGGTGACGACCTGGTGGGCAGCCTTCTGGTTCAGCATTGTCCTGTCGGTCGTGACCTGGCTCATTGAAGCACTGATCGGTAAGGTGGAAAAAGATAGCTAA
- a CDS encoding M16 family metallopeptidase — protein MLDRKTAPHITDPVDFDLQLKPVSIQELKNKTPVYSIDAGAEDVMSLELLFEAGSGLEPRPQVAVAVNRLIKNGTKNKTAFQIAETVDFYGAYLNTNCGTEYSSVTLSCLSRQLPNLLPLLVELLTESQFPQQELDIYKQNSLQSLEMNLKKGEFVAGRLIDAYAYGPKHPYGKYTHKEDLVALNRQELLDFYKGYYTHGRLKIFVAGKLPKDIFSLLDNSLGNLPFNQGASLLGSIDYSHDPDWEKVHSVINDNNSVQGAIRLERLMPGRKSPDWSGLMVLNTVFGGYFGSRLMSNIREDKGYTYGIHSYLQNHVHESAWVISTEAGRDVCPATIEEVWKEAALLRTTLIDPEELQLVKNYVVGSVLGSLDGPFQIINRWKSYIIHDLPMDHFDRHVEIVKTIQPMALKELAEKYLEESLFYQLTVF, from the coding sequence ATGTTAGATAGAAAAACAGCACCCCATATAACCGATCCGGTAGATTTTGACCTTCAATTAAAGCCTGTTTCCATACAGGAATTAAAGAATAAGACACCTGTGTACAGCATCGATGCCGGCGCAGAAGACGTGATGTCACTTGAGTTATTATTTGAGGCTGGCTCCGGACTCGAACCCAGGCCCCAAGTGGCTGTTGCGGTTAACCGGCTTATAAAAAACGGCACGAAAAATAAAACGGCTTTTCAGATAGCGGAAACCGTCGATTTTTATGGAGCCTACCTGAATACGAATTGCGGAACCGAATATAGCAGTGTAACGCTGAGCTGCCTGAGCCGCCAGTTGCCTAACTTATTGCCTTTACTGGTCGAGTTGCTTACGGAAAGTCAGTTCCCGCAGCAGGAATTGGACATTTATAAACAAAATAGTCTGCAAAGCCTGGAAATGAATCTGAAGAAAGGAGAATTTGTGGCAGGTAGACTTATTGATGCCTATGCATACGGGCCTAAGCATCCTTATGGTAAATATACACACAAAGAAGACCTGGTGGCCTTAAATAGACAGGAACTGCTTGATTTCTATAAAGGCTATTATACACATGGCCGTCTAAAAATCTTTGTTGCAGGTAAACTGCCTAAGGATATTTTCAGTTTACTGGATAATAGTTTAGGTAACCTGCCGTTTAATCAGGGTGCGTCTTTGCTGGGCAGCATTGATTATAGTCATGATCCTGACTGGGAAAAAGTCCATAGCGTGATCAACGATAATAACAGTGTACAGGGAGCCATTCGCCTGGAAAGACTGATGCCTGGGCGTAAAAGCCCCGACTGGTCCGGACTTATGGTACTCAACACCGTATTTGGCGGCTATTTTGGATCCAGGCTCATGAGTAATATCAGAGAAGATAAAGGATATACTTATGGCATCCATTCTTATTTACAGAATCATGTACATGAAAGTGCCTGGGTGATCTCCACAGAAGCCGGCCGGGACGTCTGTCCCGCGACGATTGAAGAGGTCTGGAAAGAAGCCGCCTTACTCAGAACGACGCTGATAGATCCGGAAGAGTTGCAGCTGGTTAAAAACTATGTTGTAGGAAGTGTGCTGGGCAGCCTCGACGGCCCTTTTCAGATTATCAATCGCTGGAAAAGCTATATCATACATGATTTACCCATGGATCATTTCGACCGGCATGTGGAAATCGTAAAGACCATACAGCCAATGGCGTTAAAAGAGCTGGCTGAAAAGTATTTAGAGGAGTCCTTATTTTACCAGTTGACTGTTTTTTAG
- a CDS encoding M16 family metallopeptidase yields MIQYTKFVLDNGLRVLVHPDDTTPMAVVNIMYDAGARDEDPEKTGFAHLFEHLMFGGSVHIPDYDEPLQLAGGENNAYTTNDLTNYYLQLPAQNLETAFWLESDRMLSLAFGEKSLEVQRKVVSEEFKEHYINKPYGDVWHKLRELAYSTHPYKWMTIGKELKHVEDATLSDVKSFFFKHYRPCNAILVVAGNVQLDEVRRLAEKWFGPIESGTPYKRNLPEEPVQQEDRYLDVSADVPVDALYMAWHMCDRLDPRYFATDLLTDILGGGASSRLHQKLVKEKQLFASISCYHLGTLDPGLVVIDGKLVSGVTMETAEAAIREEVKRIMEEPVSDRELRAVINKTESMIAFEDMSVLNRANSLAFYELLGDASLINKELEKYQAVTAGDIQKVAGEIFRAGNCNILRYKGKHQ; encoded by the coding sequence ATGATACAATATACCAAATTTGTCCTCGATAACGGCCTGCGTGTCCTCGTTCATCCGGATGATACCACACCCATGGCTGTCGTAAATATTATGTATGATGCCGGAGCCAGAGATGAAGATCCTGAGAAAACGGGATTTGCCCATCTTTTTGAACACTTGATGTTCGGCGGTAGTGTGCATATTCCGGATTATGATGAACCGTTGCAATTGGCTGGAGGAGAGAATAACGCCTACACCACCAATGACCTGACCAATTACTACTTACAGTTACCGGCCCAGAATCTTGAAACTGCCTTCTGGTTGGAAAGTGACCGTATGCTAAGCCTGGCTTTTGGAGAGAAATCCCTGGAAGTACAACGCAAAGTTGTTTCTGAAGAGTTTAAGGAACATTATATCAATAAACCTTATGGGGACGTCTGGCATAAACTCAGAGAACTGGCCTACAGCACCCATCCCTATAAATGGATGACCATTGGTAAAGAGCTCAAACATGTGGAAGATGCCACGTTGAGTGATGTTAAAAGTTTTTTCTTTAAACATTACAGACCCTGCAATGCCATTTTAGTAGTAGCCGGAAATGTGCAACTGGACGAGGTCAGAAGGCTGGCTGAAAAATGGTTTGGCCCTATAGAAAGCGGCACCCCTTATAAAAGAAATTTACCTGAGGAACCGGTTCAGCAAGAAGACCGTTATCTTGACGTCAGTGCTGATGTGCCGGTAGATGCATTATATATGGCCTGGCATATGTGTGACCGGCTTGATCCCAGGTATTTTGCAACAGACTTGTTGACAGATATTCTGGGAGGCGGCGCTTCCAGCAGGCTTCATCAGAAACTCGTCAAGGAAAAGCAGCTTTTTGCCAGCATATCCTGTTATCATCTTGGCACCCTGGATCCCGGACTGGTCGTAATTGACGGCAAACTCGTCAGCGGTGTTACTATGGAAACCGCTGAAGCAGCCATCCGTGAGGAAGTTAAGCGTATCATGGAAGAGCCGGTTAGTGACAGAGAACTCAGGGCCGTTATTAATAAAACAGAAAGCATGATCGCTTTTGAAGACATGAGCGTGTTAAACCGGGCCAATAGCCTCGCGTTCTATGAACTCCTTGGTGATGCCAGTCTGATCAACAAGGAGCTGGAAAAATATCAGGCTGTCACGGCAGGCGATATTCAGAAAGTGGCCGGAGAAATTTTCCGGGCGGGCAATTGTAATATCCTCCGGTATAAAGGCAAGCATCAATAG
- a CDS encoding ATP-binding protein, translating into MIRKYPIGIQHFREMREEGYLYVDKTKIIHQLVETGKYYFLSRPRRFGKSLLVDTLAELFSGSNELFKGLWIYDHWDFEKINPVIRFSFSNIGVTTNGIEAALFGALQDNAIRLGISLTKPSIDLQFRELIEKAAKKGNVVILIDEYDKPIIDFIDKPEVMVENRSIMKSFYSILKDSGNHIRLLLITGVSQFSHVSIFFDLNNLDNITLSTQNGAVVGITQAELDHYFAVEIRELQKKQPDILSQIKDWYNGYTWNLKDWVYNPFSLLKFMKDPVFKNYWYTTGTPTFLIKLLKNRKIYDVENIRIGESALSMFEPEDPSISSVLFQTGYLTIKKIINNGNLYELGYPNKEVKISLLEGLLSGYREVRAGESTEIVSFIKSSLKNKDIPGLINQLNLLIASIPYDHWNADTESIFNIITFLAFKIAGMDVQTEIHSSKGRCDLRVMTDSLIYVIELKLDGAAEEALQQIMAKGYLEPYMTDTREKLAVGISFSSAKRKVAEYLIQEL; encoded by the coding sequence ATGATACGCAAATACCCCATCGGCATACAACATTTTCGGGAAATGCGGGAGGAAGGCTACCTCTATGTTGATAAAACCAAGATCATTCACCAATTGGTTGAAACCGGCAAATATTACTTTTTAAGCCGGCCCAGACGATTTGGTAAAAGTCTGCTGGTGGACACCCTTGCGGAGCTTTTTAGCGGAAGCAATGAGCTTTTTAAAGGCCTATGGATATATGATCATTGGGACTTTGAAAAAATTAATCCTGTTATCAGGTTTAGCTTTTCTAATATTGGTGTGACCACCAATGGCATTGAGGCAGCACTTTTTGGTGCATTACAGGATAACGCAATTCGGTTAGGCATATCCTTAACGAAGCCCTCCATTGACTTACAGTTCAGAGAACTGATAGAAAAAGCGGCGAAAAAAGGCAATGTCGTTATTTTAATAGATGAATATGATAAACCCATTATAGATTTTATAGACAAGCCCGAGGTTATGGTGGAAAACCGTTCAATCATGAAGAGTTTTTACTCTATTTTGAAAGACAGTGGTAATCATATTCGGCTGTTATTAATTACAGGGGTAAGTCAATTTAGTCATGTGAGTATTTTTTTCGACCTGAATAATTTGGATAATATTACTTTATCTACTCAGAATGGCGCAGTGGTTGGCATTACCCAGGCTGAACTTGATCATTATTTCGCTGTTGAAATTAGGGAACTCCAAAAAAAACAGCCTGATATACTTAGTCAAATAAAAGATTGGTATAATGGTTACACTTGGAATTTGAAGGATTGGGTGTATAATCCCTTTTCACTACTCAAATTTATGAAAGATCCCGTCTTTAAAAATTATTGGTATACAACAGGGACGCCTACTTTTTTAATCAAACTCCTTAAAAATCGGAAAATATACGATGTAGAAAATATAAGGATAGGCGAATCTGCATTATCAATGTTTGAGCCTGAGGATCCAAGTATCAGTTCTGTGCTGTTTCAAACAGGGTATTTAACTATCAAAAAGATTATCAATAACGGCAACCTTTATGAATTAGGATATCCTAACAAGGAAGTAAAAATTAGTCTATTAGAAGGTCTTCTGAGCGGATACCGAGAAGTACGCGCAGGCGAATCCACAGAAATTGTTTCCTTTATAAAATCGAGCCTTAAAAATAAAGATATCCCCGGACTAATAAATCAGCTGAATCTATTGATAGCAAGTATTCCTTATGATCATTGGAATGCTGACACGGAATCTATATTTAATATCATTACCTTTTTGGCATTTAAGATAGCAGGAATGGATGTCCAAACAGAAATACATAGTTCCAAAGGAAGATGTGATTTACGTGTAATGACAGACAGCTTGATATACGTAATTGAGCTGAAACTGGACGGAGCTGCCGAAGAAGCTTTGCAGCAAATTATGGCCAAAGGATACTTGGAGCCTTATATGACAGATACTAGGGAAAAACTGGCTGTTGGGATATCGTTTTCCTCTGCAAAGAGAAAAGTCGCCGAATATCTTATACAAGAATTATAG
- a CDS encoding SulP family inorganic anion transporter, whose protein sequence is MATFSFLKTLKNINLKTEMLAGMTVAMTMIPESLSFAILAGLAPLIGLYAAFLMGLITAIFGGRPGMVSGGAGSTVVVLIALVSAHGPEYLFAAVALAGIFQALVGIFKLGKFVRLIPQPVMYGFLNGLAIIIFMAQVEQFKITTSGITSWLHGTPLLIMAALTLLTILIVVLFPKFSKAVPSSLIAIIITSLLVYFLGIHTKKVIDIAAVSGKFPAFHIPAIPLTWETLQTILPYSLLMAGVGLIETLLTLNMVDEMTETKGNANKEAVAQGAANVVNGFFGGMGGCAMVAQTLVNIEAGARSKLSAFIGAITILMIILIGGSVIEQIPMAALVGVMMMVAISTFKWGSLRIIRKMPKTDIFVGILVAAITVIMQNLALAVLIGVIISALVFAWDNAKRIRARKHLDAEGNKIYEIYGPLFFGSTTAFLEKFDVAQDPQRIIIDFKESRVADMSAIDALKNITEKYTAVGKQAVLRHLSADCRKILKDASGFIEVDIQEDPTYAVMPK, encoded by the coding sequence ATGGCTACTTTTTCTTTCCTCAAGACCCTTAAAAACATCAATTTAAAAACAGAGATGCTCGCTGGAATGACCGTCGCCATGACAATGATTCCTGAGTCCCTTTCTTTCGCCATTTTAGCCGGGCTTGCTCCTTTGATTGGCCTTTATGCAGCATTTCTGATGGGACTGATCACTGCCATATTTGGCGGCAGGCCCGGGATGGTATCCGGCGGAGCCGGCTCTACCGTTGTCGTTTTAATTGCGCTGGTCTCTGCGCATGGTCCTGAATACTTATTTGCAGCGGTGGCGCTGGCCGGTATCTTTCAGGCGCTGGTAGGCATATTTAAGTTAGGCAAGTTCGTCCGGCTGATTCCCCAGCCTGTGATGTACGGATTCCTAAATGGACTGGCGATCATCATTTTTATGGCACAGGTGGAACAGTTCAAAATTACCACTTCGGGTATTACCAGCTGGCTTCATGGAACACCCTTGCTTATAATGGCCGCACTCACATTACTGACCATTCTTATCGTTGTACTATTCCCGAAGTTTTCAAAGGCAGTTCCTTCTTCATTAATTGCCATTATTATCACTTCACTTTTAGTTTATTTTCTGGGAATCCACACAAAAAAGGTGATAGATATCGCGGCTGTAAGCGGTAAGTTCCCTGCTTTCCATATCCCTGCCATTCCCCTGACATGGGAAACTTTACAAACCATCCTCCCCTATTCCTTACTCATGGCGGGCGTCGGCCTGATTGAAACGCTGTTGACGCTGAACATGGTCGATGAAATGACCGAGACCAAAGGTAATGCCAATAAGGAGGCCGTCGCACAAGGTGCGGCAAATGTAGTAAATGGTTTTTTTGGTGGCATGGGCGGTTGTGCGATGGTCGCACAGACCCTGGTGAACATTGAAGCAGGCGCCAGATCAAAGCTCTCAGCATTTATAGGCGCGATTACAATCCTGATGATCATCCTTATTGGCGGGTCGGTGATTGAACAGATACCCATGGCAGCACTGGTAGGGGTTATGATGATGGTAGCCATCAGCACTTTTAAATGGGGCTCTTTGCGCATCATACGGAAAATGCCGAAGACAGATATTTTTGTCGGGATACTGGTTGCAGCCATCACAGTCATCATGCAAAATCTGGCTTTGGCAGTGCTCATAGGAGTCATTATCTCAGCCCTGGTATTTGCATGGGATAATGCCAAAAGAATCCGCGCCAGAAAGCACCTGGATGCCGAAGGCAATAAAATATATGAAATCTATGGCCCCCTTTTCTTTGGCAGCACAACGGCGTTCCTCGAAAAATTCGATGTTGCCCAGGACCCGCAACGTATCATTATCGATTTTAAAGAGTCGCGCGTTGCTGATATGTCGGCTATTGACGCCCTGAAAAATATTACAGAGAAATACACTGCAGTAGGAAAACAAGCCGTACTCAGGCACCTGAGCGCAGACTGCCGGAAAATCCTGAAAGATGCTTCAGGTTTTATTGAAGTGGATATTCAGGAAGATCCCACTTATGCTGTGATGCCCAAATAG
- a CDS encoding ABC transporter permease, which produces MVLYNIKSAWRNLKTHRFYSLLHIMGLGIGIATAIFIFIWVKYEKSFDRFNANAGHIYRVNNAYATSDGHNTIWISSPAPIRKIALMNKQVDQCVRIGRDYGASVIVYKGKKIFDIQEQTRYVDAGFFSFFSLPIIKGDPQSPLENSNSVVLSAEMARKIFGRENPIGKTITLHGKDPFVVSAVAEDMPSNTSLPRIDVYLPMTFIAGPYNSTGKGEKEHTIDDEYGNFDYGVYLSTVKNSDIKQIEDQITKVYSDLGGPGVSGNLFKLQSLETMHLIDEYGGKSMLHLVDAFGWIGLLIVLIACINYVNLSTARALVRIKEVGVRKILGAGRRKLILQFLSETALILMVALLVALVLIIICMPLYTQLTKQPFSVRTFDSGFLVNIALVLLGTFLATAVYPAILLSNFRPLQFMRGTRSIKHGKYASRRLLVVFQFSISVMIVFASLVMIRQMHYVRTKDVGYNRSLVFTVNMPLSMEKHSDAVIDQLRRSNAIAAVSSANANISQVSRTSGSFGVPGRSDIDLLFNDMEIAPGFLSAMQMQLIKGSGFSGTPGDSAAFLLNQTAVKILHLARPIGQQVTYNGRKGKVIGIVRDFNFQSLKEKISPIIISSVPRENGRHGGVLYVRAENGALGQAISNAEQVYKKYAGELPFKYDFLDQNFNSAYASTNRTLSLLNIFSLVAVIISGLGLFGLATYTAEVKTKEIGIRKVMGASKKHIISLITKDFVFLILLSTLIALPIGSWMMHRWLNNFAYKVTVGPWVFVQVIILMMMITWLIIGFKAVQAASRNPVKSLKVE; this is translated from the coding sequence ATGGTTCTTTATAATATAAAATCTGCCTGGAGAAATCTCAAGACCCATCGTTTTTACAGCCTGCTGCATATTATGGGGCTTGGTATCGGCATCGCAACCGCCATTTTTATTTTTATCTGGGTTAAATATGAGAAGAGCTTTGACCGTTTTAACGCGAATGCCGGTCATATTTACCGGGTAAATAATGCCTATGCAACCTCTGATGGTCATAACACGATCTGGATTTCCTCACCTGCTCCAATCAGAAAAATTGCACTGATGAATAAACAGGTAGATCAGTGCGTACGCATCGGCCGGGATTATGGCGCTTCAGTAATCGTTTATAAGGGCAAAAAGATTTTTGACATACAGGAACAGACCAGATATGTGGATGCCGGCTTTTTCAGTTTCTTTTCCCTGCCGATTATAAAAGGAGATCCGCAGTCGCCTTTGGAAAATAGCAACAGTGTGGTTCTGTCCGCTGAAATGGCCAGGAAAATATTCGGGCGTGAAAATCCCATTGGAAAGACGATCACTCTTCATGGTAAAGACCCTTTTGTTGTCTCGGCTGTTGCGGAAGATATGCCTTCTAACACATCTTTGCCACGCATAGATGTGTATCTGCCCATGACGTTTATTGCCGGACCCTATAATAGCACCGGCAAGGGAGAGAAAGAACATACAATTGATGATGAATACGGTAATTTTGATTACGGCGTTTATCTGAGTACCGTTAAAAACAGTGATATTAAACAGATTGAAGATCAGATTACGAAGGTTTATTCTGATCTTGGAGGACCGGGTGTCAGCGGGAACTTGTTTAAATTACAGTCATTAGAGACCATGCACCTGATCGACGAGTATGGCGGTAAATCTATGCTTCATTTGGTGGATGCTTTTGGATGGATCGGACTTCTGATCGTTTTGATCGCCTGTATCAACTATGTGAATCTGTCTACGGCCAGAGCGCTTGTGCGCATTAAGGAGGTCGGTGTCAGGAAGATCCTGGGTGCAGGCAGACGTAAATTAATATTGCAGTTTTTGTCTGAAACTGCACTGATTTTAATGGTAGCGCTGCTTGTCGCCTTAGTCCTGATCATTATATGTATGCCTCTCTATACGCAGCTTACAAAACAGCCGTTTTCTGTAAGAACATTTGATAGCGGGTTTTTAGTAAATATAGCTTTGGTGCTATTGGGGACCTTTCTGGCAACGGCTGTTTATCCGGCCATTTTGCTGTCGAATTTCAGGCCGCTGCAGTTTATGCGCGGCACAAGGAGTATAAAGCACGGTAAATATGCCTCCCGGCGGCTTCTGGTTGTATTTCAGTTTTCCATTTCTGTTATGATTGTTTTTGCGTCCCTGGTGATGATCAGGCAAATGCATTATGTTAGAACAAAGGATGTCGGATATAACCGCTCACTGGTTTTTACCGTCAATATGCCACTGTCAATGGAAAAGCACAGTGATGCCGTCATTGATCAACTGAGGCGTAGTAATGCAATAGCAGCGGTCAGTTCGGCCAATGCCAATATAAGTCAGGTAAGTAGAACCTCGGGAAGTTTCGGGGTACCCGGAAGATCAGACATAGATCTTCTTTTCAATGATATGGAGATTGCGCCGGGCTTCCTGTCTGCCATGCAGATGCAGCTAATTAAAGGAAGCGGGTTTAGTGGAACGCCGGGGGATTCGGCCGCTTTTCTATTAAACCAGACAGCGGTGAAAATTTTACATCTGGCCAGACCTATCGGACAACAGGTAACATACAATGGACGGAAAGGGAAAGTGATCGGTATCGTACGGGATTTTAATTTTCAGAGTTTAAAGGAAAAGATCAGCCCTATCATCATTTCCAGTGTTCCCAGGGAAAATGGAAGGCATGGCGGTGTATTGTATGTGAGGGCGGAGAATGGCGCGCTGGGCCAAGCTATCAGCAATGCTGAACAAGTGTATAAAAAATATGCAGGCGAACTTCCTTTTAAGTACGACTTTTTAGACCAAAACTTCAATAGCGCCTATGCGTCCACCAACCGGACGTTATCCTTGTTAAACATCTTTTCTCTGGTTGCCGTCATTATTTCCGGTCTGGGACTCTTCGGCCTTGCCACGTATACGGCAGAGGTAAAGACAAAAGAAATTGGCATCAGAAAGGTGATGGGCGCCTCTAAAAAACACATCATTAGCCTTATTACAAAAGATTTTGTTTTTTTGATTCTTTTGTCTACACTGATAGCGCTGCCCATAGGGTCGTGGATGATGCATCGTTGGCTAAATAATTTTGCCTATAAGGTTACGGTCGGACCCTGGGTATTCGTTCAGGTAATTATACTTATGATGATGATAACCTGGCTCATCATTGGATTTAAAGCGGTACAGGCCGCTTCAAGGAATCCGGTAAAAAGCCTGAAGGTCGAGTAA